A stretch of Pangasianodon hypophthalmus isolate fPanHyp1 chromosome 9, fPanHyp1.pri, whole genome shotgun sequence DNA encodes these proteins:
- the LOC113547142 gene encoding protein MTSS 1 isoform X1, which produces MEAVMERECSALGGLFQTVITDMKGSYPVWEDFISKAGKLQAQLRATVVAVAAFLDAFQKVADLATGSRGATRDIGSALTRMCMRHRSIEAKLRQFSMVFVDSLINPLQEQMEEWKRVANTMDKDHAKEYKRARQEIKKKSSDTLKLQKKAKKGRGDLQPQVDSALQGVSDKYASLQETERQAVRKALIEERARFCTFVSMLRPAIEEEVCMLGEITHLQSISDDLRSLTMDPHKLPPSSEQVIADLKGSECSWSYQTPPSSPSTTSRKSSMCSSLNSVNSSDSRSSSSHSHSPTSHFRYRGSALPQQGSVRLPSVSSHDSGFTSQDTCQSKSPSPMPPDGSVQCSDSSCPDESAQPITDSRTPTLPDSNTNTEDKLVNGSTSQFNSVDPSLFIVPSSPPSSLHSPGPAWAWSQPGPASEVDLEPCFPLGPGTFPPSHRVPSWKDWARPGPYDQPMVNTLRRVKERVRENSECSSSRDEAHKASPNSSTHSKPRDEAHEELAVCLSRGLSLDIPRSSRESVQGSSGYSTQTNTPCCSEDTYIFDYECLPGGGDQDGESQDCDLPAPVLQNTDISQSYRRTLPARRPSPCGPVSITPGVATIRRAPTSKPSLWRGPSGHGPIPIKTPVIPVKTPTVPLPLCSEDAANTSDPSPSPTQLTPNSVSQSDAPAEQDEVGPDEQEGSMLSSIRRGVSLKKAMTNDRSAPVLE; this is translated from the exons GGCCACGGTTGTGGCAGTCGCTGCTTTCCTCGATGCCTTTCAGAAGGTCGCGGACTTGGCCACAGGCAGCAGAG gtgcaACCCGGGACATCGGTTCAGCTCTGACCAGGATGTGTATGAGACACCGCAGCATCGAGGCCAAACTCAGACAGTTTTCAAT GGTGTTTGTGGACTCACTGATTAACCCGCTGCAAGAACAGATGGAGGAGTGGAAGAGAGTCGCCAACACTATGGATAAGGACCATGccaaag AATACAAACGAGCACGGCAAGAGATCAAGAAGAAATCTTCAGACACGCTTAAACTGCAAAAGAAGGCAAAGAAAG GGCGTGGGGATCTCCAGCCGCAGGTGGACAGCGCTCTGCAGGGGGTGAGTGATAAGTACGCATCGCTGCAGGAGACGGAAAGACAGGCAGTGAGGAAAGCTCTGATTGAGGAAAGAGCACGATTCTGCACATTCGTCTCCATGCTCAGACCTGCCATA gaagaggaagtgTGTATGTTGGGTGAGATCACACACCTGCAGTCGATCTCTGATGATCTGAGGTCTTTGACTATGGACCCTCACAAGCTGCCTCCCTCCAGCGAACAG GTGATTGCTGATCTGAAAGGCTCAGAGTGCAGCTGGTCATATCAGACTCCGCCCTCCTCTCCCAGCACCACCTCCAGGAAGTCCAGCATGTGTAG cAGTCTGAACAGCGTGAACAGCAGCGATTCTCGTTCAAGCagctctcattctcactctccCACATCACATTTCCGTTACCGAGGCTCCGCCCTCCCTCAGCAAGGCTCCGTCCGCCTTCCCAGTGTCTCCTCCCACGACTCGGGCTTCACCTCTCAGGACACCTGTCAGTCAAAGAGCCCCTCCCCTATGCCTCCAGATGGGAGTGTACAG tgcTCTGACTCGTCCTGCCCTGATGAGTCAGCTCAACCGATCACAGACAGCCGCACTCCCACATTACCTGactccaacaccaacactgaagacaag TTGGTAAACGGCAGCACGTCACAGTTTAATTCAGTGGACCCTTCCCTCTTCATCGTTCCATCATCTCCACCTTCCTCATTACACAGTCCTGGCCCTGCATGGGCGTGGTCTCAGCCTGGCCCCGCCTCAGAGGTGGATTTGGAGCCGTGTTTTCCTCTGGGTCCTGGCACCTTTCCCCCCTCACACAGAGTGCCCAGCTGGAAG GACTGGGCCCGGCCGGGTCCGTATGACCAGCCGATGGTGAACACTCTGCGGAGggtgaaggagagagtgagggagaacAGTGAGTGCAGCAGCTCCAGAGATGAAGCTCACAAAGCCAGCCCCAATTCCAGCACTCACAGTAAACCCAGG gacgAAGCTCATGAGGAGCTGGCCGTGTGTCTGTCTCGTGGTCTGTCGTTGGATATACCACGCAGCAGCCGGGAATCTGTTCAGGGTTCCAGCGGCTACAGCACACAGACCAACACACCCTGCTGCAGCGAGGACAcctaca tATTTGATTATGAGTGCCTGCCAGGGGGCGGAGACCAAGACGGAGAGTCACAGGATTGCGACTTGCCAGCCCCAGTTCTGCAGAACACAGACATCAGCCAGTCATATCGCAGAACTTTGCCAGCCAGGCGCCCTTCTCCCTGTGGGCCGGTTAGCATTACACCGGGCGTGGCCACGATCCGGCGCGCGCCCACTTCGAAGCCGAGCCTGTGGCGCGGGCCGAGCGGTCACGGTCCGATCCCTATCAAAACCCCCGTCATTCCTGTTAAGACACCCACCGTGCCCCTGCCACTCTGCAGCGAGGACGCAGCAAACACCAGCGATCCCTCGCCATCACCCACACAGCTAACACCCAACTccgtcagccaatcagatgctCCGGCAGAGCAGGACGAGGTGGGGCCTGACGAGCAGGAGGGCAGCATGCTGTCATCTATTCGGCGAGGGGTGAGCCTCAAAAAAGCGATGACCAACGATAGATCTGCTCCGGTTCTCGAATAA
- the LOC113547142 gene encoding protein MTSS 1 isoform X4 — protein MEAVMERECSALGGLFQTVITDMKGSYPVWEDFISKAGKLQAQLRATVVAVAAFLDAFQKVADLATGSRGATRDIGSALTRMCMRHRSIEAKLRQFSMVFVDSLINPLQEQMEEWKRVANTMDKDHAKEYKRARQEIKKKSSDTLKLQKKAKKGRGDLQPQVDSALQGVSDKYASLQETERQAVRKALIEERARFCTFVSMLRPAIEEEVCMLGEITHLQSISDDLRSLTMDPHKLPPSSEQVIADLKGSECSWSYQTPPSSPSTTSRKSSMCSSLNSVNSSDSRSSSSHSHSPTSHFRYRGSALPQQGSVRLPSVSSHDSGFTSQDTCQSKSPSPMPPDGSVQCSDSSCPDESAQPITDSRTPTLPDSNTNTEDKDWARPGPYDQPMVNTLRRVKERVRENSECSSSRDEAHKASPNSSTHSKPRDEAHEELAVCLSRGLSLDIPRSSRESVQGSSGYSTQTNTPCCSEDTYIFDYECLPGGGDQDGESQDCDLPAPVLQNTDISQSYRRTLPARRPSPCGPVSITPGVATIRRAPTSKPSLWRGPSGHGPIPIKTPVIPVKTPTVPLPLCSEDAANTSDPSPSPTQLTPNSVSQSDAPAEQDEVGPDEQEGSMLSSIRRGVSLKKAMTNDRSAPVLE, from the exons GGCCACGGTTGTGGCAGTCGCTGCTTTCCTCGATGCCTTTCAGAAGGTCGCGGACTTGGCCACAGGCAGCAGAG gtgcaACCCGGGACATCGGTTCAGCTCTGACCAGGATGTGTATGAGACACCGCAGCATCGAGGCCAAACTCAGACAGTTTTCAAT GGTGTTTGTGGACTCACTGATTAACCCGCTGCAAGAACAGATGGAGGAGTGGAAGAGAGTCGCCAACACTATGGATAAGGACCATGccaaag AATACAAACGAGCACGGCAAGAGATCAAGAAGAAATCTTCAGACACGCTTAAACTGCAAAAGAAGGCAAAGAAAG GGCGTGGGGATCTCCAGCCGCAGGTGGACAGCGCTCTGCAGGGGGTGAGTGATAAGTACGCATCGCTGCAGGAGACGGAAAGACAGGCAGTGAGGAAAGCTCTGATTGAGGAAAGAGCACGATTCTGCACATTCGTCTCCATGCTCAGACCTGCCATA gaagaggaagtgTGTATGTTGGGTGAGATCACACACCTGCAGTCGATCTCTGATGATCTGAGGTCTTTGACTATGGACCCTCACAAGCTGCCTCCCTCCAGCGAACAG GTGATTGCTGATCTGAAAGGCTCAGAGTGCAGCTGGTCATATCAGACTCCGCCCTCCTCTCCCAGCACCACCTCCAGGAAGTCCAGCATGTGTAG cAGTCTGAACAGCGTGAACAGCAGCGATTCTCGTTCAAGCagctctcattctcactctccCACATCACATTTCCGTTACCGAGGCTCCGCCCTCCCTCAGCAAGGCTCCGTCCGCCTTCCCAGTGTCTCCTCCCACGACTCGGGCTTCACCTCTCAGGACACCTGTCAGTCAAAGAGCCCCTCCCCTATGCCTCCAGATGGGAGTGTACAG tgcTCTGACTCGTCCTGCCCTGATGAGTCAGCTCAACCGATCACAGACAGCCGCACTCCCACATTACCTGactccaacaccaacactgaagacaag GACTGGGCCCGGCCGGGTCCGTATGACCAGCCGATGGTGAACACTCTGCGGAGggtgaaggagagagtgagggagaacAGTGAGTGCAGCAGCTCCAGAGATGAAGCTCACAAAGCCAGCCCCAATTCCAGCACTCACAGTAAACCCAGG gacgAAGCTCATGAGGAGCTGGCCGTGTGTCTGTCTCGTGGTCTGTCGTTGGATATACCACGCAGCAGCCGGGAATCTGTTCAGGGTTCCAGCGGCTACAGCACACAGACCAACACACCCTGCTGCAGCGAGGACAcctaca tATTTGATTATGAGTGCCTGCCAGGGGGCGGAGACCAAGACGGAGAGTCACAGGATTGCGACTTGCCAGCCCCAGTTCTGCAGAACACAGACATCAGCCAGTCATATCGCAGAACTTTGCCAGCCAGGCGCCCTTCTCCCTGTGGGCCGGTTAGCATTACACCGGGCGTGGCCACGATCCGGCGCGCGCCCACTTCGAAGCCGAGCCTGTGGCGCGGGCCGAGCGGTCACGGTCCGATCCCTATCAAAACCCCCGTCATTCCTGTTAAGACACCCACCGTGCCCCTGCCACTCTGCAGCGAGGACGCAGCAAACACCAGCGATCCCTCGCCATCACCCACACAGCTAACACCCAACTccgtcagccaatcagatgctCCGGCAGAGCAGGACGAGGTGGGGCCTGACGAGCAGGAGGGCAGCATGCTGTCATCTATTCGGCGAGGGGTGAGCCTCAAAAAAGCGATGACCAACGATAGATCTGCTCCGGTTCTCGAATAA
- the LOC113547142 gene encoding protein MTSS 1 isoform X3 — translation MEAVMERECSALGGLFQTVITDMKGSYPVWEDFISKAGKLQAQLRATVVAVAAFLDAFQKVADLATGSRGATRDIGSALTRMCMRHRSIEAKLRQFSMVFVDSLINPLQEQMEEWKRVANTMDKDHAKEYKRARQEIKKKSSDTLKLQKKAKKGRGDLQPQVDSALQGVSDKYASLQETERQAVRKALIEERARFCTFVSMLRPAIEEEVCMLGEITHLQSISDDLRSLTMDPHKLPPSSEQVIADLKGSECSWSYQTPPSSPSTTSRKSSMCSSLNSVNSSDSRSSSSHSHSPTSHFRYRGSALPQQGSVRLPSVSSHDSGFTSQDTCQSKSPSPMPPDGSVQLVNGSTSQFNSVDPSLFIVPSSPPSSLHSPGPAWAWSQPGPASEVDLEPCFPLGPGTFPPSHRVPSWKDWARPGPYDQPMVNTLRRVKERVRENSECSSSRDEAHKASPNSSTHSKPRDEAHEELAVCLSRGLSLDIPRSSRESVQGSSGYSTQTNTPCCSEDTYIFDYECLPGGGDQDGESQDCDLPAPVLQNTDISQSYRRTLPARRPSPCGPVSITPGVATIRRAPTSKPSLWRGPSGHGPIPIKTPVIPVKTPTVPLPLCSEDAANTSDPSPSPTQLTPNSVSQSDAPAEQDEVGPDEQEGSMLSSIRRGVSLKKAMTNDRSAPVLE, via the exons GGCCACGGTTGTGGCAGTCGCTGCTTTCCTCGATGCCTTTCAGAAGGTCGCGGACTTGGCCACAGGCAGCAGAG gtgcaACCCGGGACATCGGTTCAGCTCTGACCAGGATGTGTATGAGACACCGCAGCATCGAGGCCAAACTCAGACAGTTTTCAAT GGTGTTTGTGGACTCACTGATTAACCCGCTGCAAGAACAGATGGAGGAGTGGAAGAGAGTCGCCAACACTATGGATAAGGACCATGccaaag AATACAAACGAGCACGGCAAGAGATCAAGAAGAAATCTTCAGACACGCTTAAACTGCAAAAGAAGGCAAAGAAAG GGCGTGGGGATCTCCAGCCGCAGGTGGACAGCGCTCTGCAGGGGGTGAGTGATAAGTACGCATCGCTGCAGGAGACGGAAAGACAGGCAGTGAGGAAAGCTCTGATTGAGGAAAGAGCACGATTCTGCACATTCGTCTCCATGCTCAGACCTGCCATA gaagaggaagtgTGTATGTTGGGTGAGATCACACACCTGCAGTCGATCTCTGATGATCTGAGGTCTTTGACTATGGACCCTCACAAGCTGCCTCCCTCCAGCGAACAG GTGATTGCTGATCTGAAAGGCTCAGAGTGCAGCTGGTCATATCAGACTCCGCCCTCCTCTCCCAGCACCACCTCCAGGAAGTCCAGCATGTGTAG cAGTCTGAACAGCGTGAACAGCAGCGATTCTCGTTCAAGCagctctcattctcactctccCACATCACATTTCCGTTACCGAGGCTCCGCCCTCCCTCAGCAAGGCTCCGTCCGCCTTCCCAGTGTCTCCTCCCACGACTCGGGCTTCACCTCTCAGGACACCTGTCAGTCAAAGAGCCCCTCCCCTATGCCTCCAGATGGGAGTGTACAG TTGGTAAACGGCAGCACGTCACAGTTTAATTCAGTGGACCCTTCCCTCTTCATCGTTCCATCATCTCCACCTTCCTCATTACACAGTCCTGGCCCTGCATGGGCGTGGTCTCAGCCTGGCCCCGCCTCAGAGGTGGATTTGGAGCCGTGTTTTCCTCTGGGTCCTGGCACCTTTCCCCCCTCACACAGAGTGCCCAGCTGGAAG GACTGGGCCCGGCCGGGTCCGTATGACCAGCCGATGGTGAACACTCTGCGGAGggtgaaggagagagtgagggagaacAGTGAGTGCAGCAGCTCCAGAGATGAAGCTCACAAAGCCAGCCCCAATTCCAGCACTCACAGTAAACCCAGG gacgAAGCTCATGAGGAGCTGGCCGTGTGTCTGTCTCGTGGTCTGTCGTTGGATATACCACGCAGCAGCCGGGAATCTGTTCAGGGTTCCAGCGGCTACAGCACACAGACCAACACACCCTGCTGCAGCGAGGACAcctaca tATTTGATTATGAGTGCCTGCCAGGGGGCGGAGACCAAGACGGAGAGTCACAGGATTGCGACTTGCCAGCCCCAGTTCTGCAGAACACAGACATCAGCCAGTCATATCGCAGAACTTTGCCAGCCAGGCGCCCTTCTCCCTGTGGGCCGGTTAGCATTACACCGGGCGTGGCCACGATCCGGCGCGCGCCCACTTCGAAGCCGAGCCTGTGGCGCGGGCCGAGCGGTCACGGTCCGATCCCTATCAAAACCCCCGTCATTCCTGTTAAGACACCCACCGTGCCCCTGCCACTCTGCAGCGAGGACGCAGCAAACACCAGCGATCCCTCGCCATCACCCACACAGCTAACACCCAACTccgtcagccaatcagatgctCCGGCAGAGCAGGACGAGGTGGGGCCTGACGAGCAGGAGGGCAGCATGCTGTCATCTATTCGGCGAGGGGTGAGCCTCAAAAAAGCGATGACCAACGATAGATCTGCTCCGGTTCTCGAATAA
- the LOC113547142 gene encoding protein MTSS 1 isoform X2, which produces MTGKGSYPVWEDFISKAGKLQAQLRATVVAVAAFLDAFQKVADLATGSRGATRDIGSALTRMCMRHRSIEAKLRQFSMVFVDSLINPLQEQMEEWKRVANTMDKDHAKEYKRARQEIKKKSSDTLKLQKKAKKGRGDLQPQVDSALQGVSDKYASLQETERQAVRKALIEERARFCTFVSMLRPAIEEEVCMLGEITHLQSISDDLRSLTMDPHKLPPSSEQVIADLKGSECSWSYQTPPSSPSTTSRKSSMCSSLNSVNSSDSRSSSSHSHSPTSHFRYRGSALPQQGSVRLPSVSSHDSGFTSQDTCQSKSPSPMPPDGSVQCSDSSCPDESAQPITDSRTPTLPDSNTNTEDKLVNGSTSQFNSVDPSLFIVPSSPPSSLHSPGPAWAWSQPGPASEVDLEPCFPLGPGTFPPSHRVPSWKDWARPGPYDQPMVNTLRRVKERVRENSECSSSRDEAHKASPNSSTHSKPRDEAHEELAVCLSRGLSLDIPRSSRESVQGSSGYSTQTNTPCCSEDTYIFDYECLPGGGDQDGESQDCDLPAPVLQNTDISQSYRRTLPARRPSPCGPVSITPGVATIRRAPTSKPSLWRGPSGHGPIPIKTPVIPVKTPTVPLPLCSEDAANTSDPSPSPTQLTPNSVSQSDAPAEQDEVGPDEQEGSMLSSIRRGVSLKKAMTNDRSAPVLE; this is translated from the exons GGCCACGGTTGTGGCAGTCGCTGCTTTCCTCGATGCCTTTCAGAAGGTCGCGGACTTGGCCACAGGCAGCAGAG gtgcaACCCGGGACATCGGTTCAGCTCTGACCAGGATGTGTATGAGACACCGCAGCATCGAGGCCAAACTCAGACAGTTTTCAAT GGTGTTTGTGGACTCACTGATTAACCCGCTGCAAGAACAGATGGAGGAGTGGAAGAGAGTCGCCAACACTATGGATAAGGACCATGccaaag AATACAAACGAGCACGGCAAGAGATCAAGAAGAAATCTTCAGACACGCTTAAACTGCAAAAGAAGGCAAAGAAAG GGCGTGGGGATCTCCAGCCGCAGGTGGACAGCGCTCTGCAGGGGGTGAGTGATAAGTACGCATCGCTGCAGGAGACGGAAAGACAGGCAGTGAGGAAAGCTCTGATTGAGGAAAGAGCACGATTCTGCACATTCGTCTCCATGCTCAGACCTGCCATA gaagaggaagtgTGTATGTTGGGTGAGATCACACACCTGCAGTCGATCTCTGATGATCTGAGGTCTTTGACTATGGACCCTCACAAGCTGCCTCCCTCCAGCGAACAG GTGATTGCTGATCTGAAAGGCTCAGAGTGCAGCTGGTCATATCAGACTCCGCCCTCCTCTCCCAGCACCACCTCCAGGAAGTCCAGCATGTGTAG cAGTCTGAACAGCGTGAACAGCAGCGATTCTCGTTCAAGCagctctcattctcactctccCACATCACATTTCCGTTACCGAGGCTCCGCCCTCCCTCAGCAAGGCTCCGTCCGCCTTCCCAGTGTCTCCTCCCACGACTCGGGCTTCACCTCTCAGGACACCTGTCAGTCAAAGAGCCCCTCCCCTATGCCTCCAGATGGGAGTGTACAG tgcTCTGACTCGTCCTGCCCTGATGAGTCAGCTCAACCGATCACAGACAGCCGCACTCCCACATTACCTGactccaacaccaacactgaagacaag TTGGTAAACGGCAGCACGTCACAGTTTAATTCAGTGGACCCTTCCCTCTTCATCGTTCCATCATCTCCACCTTCCTCATTACACAGTCCTGGCCCTGCATGGGCGTGGTCTCAGCCTGGCCCCGCCTCAGAGGTGGATTTGGAGCCGTGTTTTCCTCTGGGTCCTGGCACCTTTCCCCCCTCACACAGAGTGCCCAGCTGGAAG GACTGGGCCCGGCCGGGTCCGTATGACCAGCCGATGGTGAACACTCTGCGGAGggtgaaggagagagtgagggagaacAGTGAGTGCAGCAGCTCCAGAGATGAAGCTCACAAAGCCAGCCCCAATTCCAGCACTCACAGTAAACCCAGG gacgAAGCTCATGAGGAGCTGGCCGTGTGTCTGTCTCGTGGTCTGTCGTTGGATATACCACGCAGCAGCCGGGAATCTGTTCAGGGTTCCAGCGGCTACAGCACACAGACCAACACACCCTGCTGCAGCGAGGACAcctaca tATTTGATTATGAGTGCCTGCCAGGGGGCGGAGACCAAGACGGAGAGTCACAGGATTGCGACTTGCCAGCCCCAGTTCTGCAGAACACAGACATCAGCCAGTCATATCGCAGAACTTTGCCAGCCAGGCGCCCTTCTCCCTGTGGGCCGGTTAGCATTACACCGGGCGTGGCCACGATCCGGCGCGCGCCCACTTCGAAGCCGAGCCTGTGGCGCGGGCCGAGCGGTCACGGTCCGATCCCTATCAAAACCCCCGTCATTCCTGTTAAGACACCCACCGTGCCCCTGCCACTCTGCAGCGAGGACGCAGCAAACACCAGCGATCCCTCGCCATCACCCACACAGCTAACACCCAACTccgtcagccaatcagatgctCCGGCAGAGCAGGACGAGGTGGGGCCTGACGAGCAGGAGGGCAGCATGCTGTCATCTATTCGGCGAGGGGTGAGCCTCAAAAAAGCGATGACCAACGATAGATCTGCTCCGGTTCTCGAATAA
- the LOC113547142 gene encoding protein MTSS 1 isoform X5 has product MEAVMERECSALGGLFQTVITDMKGSYPVWEDFISKAGKLQAQLRATVVAVAAFLDAFQKVADLATGSRGATRDIGSALTRMCMRHRSIEAKLRQFSMVFVDSLINPLQEQMEEWKRVANTMDKDHAKEYKRARQEIKKKSSDTLKLQKKAKKGRGDLQPQVDSALQGVSDKYASLQETERQAVRKALIEERARFCTFVSMLRPAIEEEVCMLGEITHLQSISDDLRSLTMDPHKLPPSSEQVIADLKGSECSWSYQTPPSSPSTTSRKSSMCSSLNSVNSSDSRSSSSHSHSPTSHFRYRGSALPQQGSVRLPSVSSHDSGFTSQDTCQSKSPSPMPPDGSVQDWARPGPYDQPMVNTLRRVKERVRENSECSSSRDEAHKASPNSSTHSKPRDEAHEELAVCLSRGLSLDIPRSSRESVQGSSGYSTQTNTPCCSEDTYIFDYECLPGGGDQDGESQDCDLPAPVLQNTDISQSYRRTLPARRPSPCGPVSITPGVATIRRAPTSKPSLWRGPSGHGPIPIKTPVIPVKTPTVPLPLCSEDAANTSDPSPSPTQLTPNSVSQSDAPAEQDEVGPDEQEGSMLSSIRRGVSLKKAMTNDRSAPVLE; this is encoded by the exons GGCCACGGTTGTGGCAGTCGCTGCTTTCCTCGATGCCTTTCAGAAGGTCGCGGACTTGGCCACAGGCAGCAGAG gtgcaACCCGGGACATCGGTTCAGCTCTGACCAGGATGTGTATGAGACACCGCAGCATCGAGGCCAAACTCAGACAGTTTTCAAT GGTGTTTGTGGACTCACTGATTAACCCGCTGCAAGAACAGATGGAGGAGTGGAAGAGAGTCGCCAACACTATGGATAAGGACCATGccaaag AATACAAACGAGCACGGCAAGAGATCAAGAAGAAATCTTCAGACACGCTTAAACTGCAAAAGAAGGCAAAGAAAG GGCGTGGGGATCTCCAGCCGCAGGTGGACAGCGCTCTGCAGGGGGTGAGTGATAAGTACGCATCGCTGCAGGAGACGGAAAGACAGGCAGTGAGGAAAGCTCTGATTGAGGAAAGAGCACGATTCTGCACATTCGTCTCCATGCTCAGACCTGCCATA gaagaggaagtgTGTATGTTGGGTGAGATCACACACCTGCAGTCGATCTCTGATGATCTGAGGTCTTTGACTATGGACCCTCACAAGCTGCCTCCCTCCAGCGAACAG GTGATTGCTGATCTGAAAGGCTCAGAGTGCAGCTGGTCATATCAGACTCCGCCCTCCTCTCCCAGCACCACCTCCAGGAAGTCCAGCATGTGTAG cAGTCTGAACAGCGTGAACAGCAGCGATTCTCGTTCAAGCagctctcattctcactctccCACATCACATTTCCGTTACCGAGGCTCCGCCCTCCCTCAGCAAGGCTCCGTCCGCCTTCCCAGTGTCTCCTCCCACGACTCGGGCTTCACCTCTCAGGACACCTGTCAGTCAAAGAGCCCCTCCCCTATGCCTCCAGATGGGAGTGTACAG GACTGGGCCCGGCCGGGTCCGTATGACCAGCCGATGGTGAACACTCTGCGGAGggtgaaggagagagtgagggagaacAGTGAGTGCAGCAGCTCCAGAGATGAAGCTCACAAAGCCAGCCCCAATTCCAGCACTCACAGTAAACCCAGG gacgAAGCTCATGAGGAGCTGGCCGTGTGTCTGTCTCGTGGTCTGTCGTTGGATATACCACGCAGCAGCCGGGAATCTGTTCAGGGTTCCAGCGGCTACAGCACACAGACCAACACACCCTGCTGCAGCGAGGACAcctaca tATTTGATTATGAGTGCCTGCCAGGGGGCGGAGACCAAGACGGAGAGTCACAGGATTGCGACTTGCCAGCCCCAGTTCTGCAGAACACAGACATCAGCCAGTCATATCGCAGAACTTTGCCAGCCAGGCGCCCTTCTCCCTGTGGGCCGGTTAGCATTACACCGGGCGTGGCCACGATCCGGCGCGCGCCCACTTCGAAGCCGAGCCTGTGGCGCGGGCCGAGCGGTCACGGTCCGATCCCTATCAAAACCCCCGTCATTCCTGTTAAGACACCCACCGTGCCCCTGCCACTCTGCAGCGAGGACGCAGCAAACACCAGCGATCCCTCGCCATCACCCACACAGCTAACACCCAACTccgtcagccaatcagatgctCCGGCAGAGCAGGACGAGGTGGGGCCTGACGAGCAGGAGGGCAGCATGCTGTCATCTATTCGGCGAGGGGTGAGCCTCAAAAAAGCGATGACCAACGATAGATCTGCTCCGGTTCTCGAATAA